The following proteins come from a genomic window of Paramicrobacterium humi:
- a CDS encoding ABC-F family ATP-binding cassette domain-containing protein, whose protein sequence is MPSTIPQLTQSPAQSLDHIRVDGVSRSFGDRRVLTNVSFAVPPGARIGLIGENGAGKSTLLRLIAGSDAPDAGAIARPADTGFLWQEVPHDADYTVSDLLERALASVRTAERELTDAADSLAAGGAAAERRYAAALEAAEARDVWGADARRDAVLAGLGLDGIPLDRRLDAVSGGQRSRFALAALLLERPAALLLDEPTNHLDDVAVAFLRAQLLGWSGPVLFASHDRAFLDEISTGLVDLDTGRGSLRGPGGVTVFGGSFSDYLAEKQLERERWEAQFAAEQDELKQLAHTVDVTARQVAHGRGPSDNDKFIHAFKGARVQGQISRRVKNARGRLEELRENQVRKPPQPLRFAGIPRGSHPLGDGSSLLAVTSARIPRRLAVDRLVIESQSRLLVTGPNGAGKSTLLRVLAGTTPLDRGSVERRRGLRVQLLEQDVRFERPDRSPRQLYTGALGERRAELLPLSSLGLIPPRDLDRPVGALSVGQQRRVALALIIAKPPHVFLLDEPTNHLSLQLATDLEDALGSYPGAVVIASHDRWLRRRWQGEELRVRPA, encoded by the coding sequence ATGCCGTCCACCATTCCTCAGCTGACACAATCACCCGCGCAGTCCCTCGACCACATCCGCGTCGACGGAGTCTCGCGCAGCTTCGGCGACCGGCGCGTGCTCACGAACGTGAGCTTCGCCGTGCCGCCGGGCGCCCGCATCGGCCTCATCGGCGAGAACGGGGCCGGAAAGTCAACGCTGCTTCGCCTCATCGCCGGATCCGACGCGCCGGACGCGGGAGCCATCGCGCGGCCGGCCGACACGGGCTTCCTCTGGCAAGAGGTGCCGCACGATGCCGACTACACCGTGAGCGACCTGCTCGAGCGTGCTCTCGCGAGCGTTCGGACGGCCGAGCGCGAGTTGACGGATGCCGCCGACTCGCTCGCCGCGGGCGGCGCCGCCGCCGAACGGCGGTACGCGGCCGCACTCGAGGCAGCCGAGGCGCGCGACGTGTGGGGCGCCGACGCGCGCCGCGACGCTGTGCTTGCGGGGCTCGGGCTCGACGGCATCCCGCTCGACCGTCGCCTCGACGCCGTGAGCGGGGGCCAGCGCAGCCGGTTCGCGCTCGCCGCGCTGCTGCTCGAACGTCCCGCGGCGCTCCTTCTCGACGAACCCACGAACCACCTCGACGACGTCGCCGTCGCGTTTCTGCGCGCGCAGCTGCTCGGCTGGAGCGGCCCCGTGCTCTTCGCGAGCCACGACCGGGCGTTCCTCGACGAGATCTCGACGGGGCTCGTCGACCTCGACACGGGACGCGGCTCGCTGCGCGGGCCAGGCGGAGTGACGGTCTTCGGCGGCTCGTTCAGCGACTACCTCGCCGAGAAGCAGCTCGAGCGCGAGCGCTGGGAAGCCCAGTTCGCGGCCGAGCAGGACGAGCTCAAGCAGCTCGCGCACACCGTCGACGTGACCGCGCGCCAGGTCGCGCACGGCCGCGGGCCGAGCGACAACGACAAGTTCATCCACGCGTTCAAGGGCGCCAGGGTGCAGGGGCAGATCAGCCGCCGCGTGAAGAACGCGCGCGGCCGGCTCGAGGAGCTGCGCGAGAACCAGGTGCGCAAGCCCCCGCAGCCGCTGCGCTTCGCCGGCATCCCGCGGGGCTCGCATCCGCTGGGAGATGGCTCGTCGCTCCTCGCCGTCACGAGCGCGCGCATCCCGAGGCGCCTCGCCGTCGACCGCCTCGTCATCGAGTCGCAGTCGCGCCTGCTCGTGACGGGTCCGAACGGGGCGGGCAAGTCCACGCTGCTGCGCGTTCTCGCGGGGACGACGCCGCTTGACCGCGGCAGCGTCGAGCGCCGGCGCGGTTTGCGCGTGCAGCTGCTCGAGCAGGACGTGCGCTTCGAACGGCCCGACCGCAGCCCGCGGCAGCTCTACACGGGCGCACTGGGGGAGCGGCGTGCAGAGCTGCTGCCCCTGAGCTCGCTCGGTCTCATCCCACCGCGGGATCTCGACCGTCCCGTCGGCGCGCTGTCGGTCGGGCAGCAGCGTCGCGTGGCGCTCGCGCTCATCATCGCGAAGCCGCCGCACGTGTTCCTGCTCGACGAGCCGACGAACCATCTGTCGCTCCAGCTCGCCACCGACCTCGAGGACGCGCTCGGCTCCTACCCCGGCGCCGTCGTGATCGCCAGCCACGACCGCTGGCTGCGGCGCCGCTGGCAGGGCGAGGAACTTCGCGTGCGCCCGGCGTAA
- a CDS encoding mannose-1-phosphate guanylyltransferase produces the protein MSTARARFYSVIPAGGIGSRLWPLSRADAPKFLHDLTGSGVTLLRATWDRLTPLAGEQRIMVVTGRAHRAAVEKQLPEIGDENIVLEADPRESTVAVCLAAAILRKREPDVIIGSFAADHVIRGDRLFRQAVSHAIEAADAGYIATIGIRPTEPAIGFGYIKSGAPLDIDGAESVLTVDSFVEKPDIERAKKYVADGGYLWNAGMFISRADVLLEELGRNEPQLRDAILELADAWDDPATRGPAVDRLWPTLKKVAIDYSVAEPAAAQGRMAVVPGYFSWDDVGDFASLAKLNSHGRPSDLAILGENARVLADSSSGIVVSHSKRVISLIGVKNIVVVDTPDALLVTTSENAQRVKGVVDALKISGRDDVL, from the coding sequence ATGAGCACAGCCCGCGCCAGGTTCTACAGCGTCATTCCCGCAGGAGGAATCGGCTCGCGGCTGTGGCCGCTCTCCCGAGCCGACGCACCGAAGTTCCTGCACGATCTCACGGGGTCGGGCGTCACGCTCCTGCGCGCGACGTGGGACCGGCTCACGCCGCTCGCGGGCGAGCAGCGCATCATGGTCGTCACCGGCCGCGCGCACCGCGCCGCCGTCGAGAAGCAGCTGCCCGAGATCGGCGACGAGAACATCGTGCTCGAGGCCGACCCGCGCGAGTCGACCGTCGCCGTGTGCCTCGCCGCCGCGATCCTGCGCAAGCGCGAGCCCGACGTCATCATCGGCTCCTTCGCCGCCGACCACGTGATCCGCGGCGACCGGCTGTTCCGCCAGGCGGTGTCGCACGCGATCGAGGCGGCGGACGCCGGCTACATCGCCACGATCGGCATCCGTCCCACCGAGCCCGCTATCGGCTTCGGCTACATCAAATCGGGCGCCCCGCTTGACATCGACGGCGCCGAGAGCGTGCTCACCGTCGACAGCTTCGTCGAGAAGCCCGACATCGAGCGGGCGAAGAAGTACGTCGCCGACGGAGGCTACCTGTGGAACGCCGGCATGTTCATCTCCCGCGCCGACGTGCTGCTCGAGGAGCTCGGCCGCAACGAGCCGCAGCTGCGCGACGCGATCCTCGAACTCGCCGACGCGTGGGACGACCCCGCGACGCGCGGCCCCGCCGTCGACAGGCTGTGGCCGACCCTCAAGAAGGTCGCGATCGACTACTCCGTCGCCGAGCCCGCGGCCGCGCAGGGGCGCATGGCTGTCGTTCCGGGCTATTTCAGCTGGGACGACGTCGGAGACTTCGCGTCGCTCGCGAAGCTCAACTCGCACGGCCGGCCGAGCGATCTCGCGATCCTCGGCGAGAACGCCCGCGTCCTCGCCGACTCGTCGAGCGGCATCGTCGTCTCGCACAGCAAGCGCGTGATCAGCCTCATCGGCGTGAAGAACATCGTCGTCGTCGACACCCCCGACGCCCTCCTCGTCACGACGAGCGAGAACGCGCAGCGCGTGAAGGGCGTGGTCGACGCGCTCAAGATCTCGGGCCGCGACGACGTGCTCTGA
- the sdhC gene encoding succinate dehydrogenase, cytochrome b556 subunit — MSAKTAGTAPLSSTTSKRPAGTLYRGREGMWSWVLHRVTGVAIFFFLLVHILDTALVRVSPEAYNAVIGTYQTPIMGLGEVALVGAIVFHAFNGIRIILVDLWSKGTHFQRPMFYIVIVVWVLTMLAFTPRHLMNVFGN; from the coding sequence GTGTCAGCGAAGACTGCAGGGACTGCACCGTTGTCTTCCACAACCTCCAAGCGACCAGCGGGCACGCTGTACCGCGGTCGTGAGGGAATGTGGTCTTGGGTACTTCACCGGGTCACCGGTGTCGCCATCTTCTTCTTCCTTCTGGTGCACATCCTCGACACGGCTCTCGTGCGAGTGTCGCCGGAGGCGTACAACGCCGTCATCGGCACCTACCAGACGCCGATCATGGGACTCGGCGAGGTCGCCCTCGTTGGCGCCATCGTGTTCCACGCGTTCAACGGCATCCGCATCATCCTCGTCGACCTGTGGTCGAAGGGCACGCACTTCCAGCGCCCCATGTTCTACATCGTGATCGTCGTCTGGGTGCTCACGATGCTCGCGTTCACGCCGCGCCACCTGATGAACGTCTTCGGGAACTGA
- the sdhD gene encoding succinate dehydrogenase, hydrophobic membrane anchor protein, whose product MTHTIAAPRTPVTRSKGTNWEKWGWIYMRASGVVLVVLIFGHLFVNLMVGKGVHAIDFAFVGGKWSDPFWQVWDGLMLWLALIHGANGMRTIVNDYAHNRTLRGILKIAILVAVIVLLVLGTLVVTTFDPCPAGSPADLLPSICKDL is encoded by the coding sequence ATGACTCACACCATCGCTGCTCCCCGCACTCCCGTCACCCGGTCGAAGGGAACGAACTGGGAGAAGTGGGGCTGGATCTACATGCGCGCATCGGGCGTCGTGCTCGTCGTGCTGATCTTCGGCCACCTGTTCGTCAACCTCATGGTCGGCAAGGGCGTGCACGCCATCGACTTCGCCTTCGTCGGCGGCAAGTGGTCGGACCCGTTCTGGCAGGTGTGGGACGGGCTCATGCTGTGGCTCGCCCTCATTCACGGCGCCAACGGCATGCGCACCATCGTCAACGACTACGCGCACAACCGCACGCTCCGCGGCATCCTGAAGATCGCGATCCTCGTCGCGGTCATCGTGCTGCTCGTGCTCGGCACGCTCGTGGTCACGACGTTCGACCCGTGCCCCGCCGGCTCCCCCGCTGACTTGCTTCCCTCCATCTGTAAGGACCTCTAA
- the sdhA gene encoding succinate dehydrogenase flavoprotein subunit — protein MTTPAANTTAAESTVIDGIHYHQFDIVIVGAGGAGMRAAIEAGPGAKTAVISKLYPTRSHTGAAQGGMAAALANVEEDTWEWHTFDTVKGGDYLVDQDAAEILAKEAIDAVIDLENMGLPFNRTPEGKIDQRRFGGHTRDHGKSAVRRACYAADRTGHMILQTLFQNCVKLGINFFNEFYVLDLIMTEVDGVKKPAGVVAFELATGELHVFQSKATIFATGGFGKIFKTTSNAHTLTGDGVGIIWRKGLPLEDMEFFQFHPTGLAGLGILLTEGARGEGAILRNASGERFMERYAPTIKDLAPRDIVARSMVQEVQEGRGAGPNKDYVLLDCTHLGAEVLETKLPDITEFARTYLGVDPVTEPVPVMPTAHYAMGGIPTNNNAEVLSDNTTVVPGLYAAGECACVSVHGSNRLGTNSLLDINVFGKRAGNNAVAYVKNVDFVPLPDDPAKNVRESIERIKDGTGPERIGALRKTLQDEMDKNAQVFRTDETLAEVTQTIHDLRQRYMNISIQDKGKRFNTDLLEAVELGFLLDLAEVVVFSARNRKESRGGHMRDDYPKRDDENYMKHTMAYLTGDPHSADAADHIRLDWKPVVITRYQPMERKY, from the coding sequence ATGACGACTCCCGCTGCGAACACGACGGCCGCCGAATCGACAGTGATCGACGGCATCCACTATCACCAGTTCGACATCGTCATCGTCGGCGCAGGCGGCGCCGGCATGCGCGCCGCGATCGAGGCCGGCCCCGGCGCGAAGACCGCAGTGATCTCGAAGCTCTACCCCACGCGCTCGCACACGGGCGCCGCGCAGGGCGGCATGGCGGCCGCGCTCGCGAACGTGGAGGAAGACACCTGGGAGTGGCACACGTTCGACACCGTCAAGGGCGGCGACTACCTCGTCGACCAGGACGCGGCGGAGATCCTCGCGAAGGAGGCCATCGACGCGGTCATCGACCTCGAGAACATGGGCCTGCCGTTCAACCGCACGCCCGAGGGCAAGATCGACCAGCGCCGCTTCGGCGGCCACACGCGCGACCACGGCAAGTCCGCCGTTCGCCGCGCGTGCTACGCGGCCGACCGCACGGGCCACATGATCCTGCAGACGCTGTTCCAGAACTGCGTCAAGCTCGGCATCAACTTCTTCAACGAGTTCTACGTTCTCGACCTCATCATGACCGAGGTCGACGGTGTGAAGAAGCCCGCGGGGGTCGTCGCGTTCGAGCTCGCGACCGGCGAGCTGCACGTCTTCCAGTCGAAGGCGACGATCTTCGCGACGGGCGGCTTCGGCAAGATCTTCAAGACCACGTCGAACGCCCACACCCTCACGGGAGACGGCGTCGGCATCATCTGGCGCAAGGGCCTCCCGCTCGAGGACATGGAGTTCTTCCAGTTCCACCCGACCGGGCTCGCCGGCCTCGGCATCCTGCTCACAGAGGGCGCCCGCGGTGAGGGCGCCATCCTGCGCAACGCCTCGGGCGAGCGCTTCATGGAGCGCTACGCCCCGACCATCAAGGACCTCGCGCCGCGCGACATCGTCGCCCGCAGCATGGTGCAGGAGGTGCAGGAAGGCCGCGGCGCCGGACCGAACAAGGACTACGTGCTGCTCGACTGCACGCACCTGGGCGCCGAGGTGCTCGAGACGAAGCTCCCGGACATCACGGAGTTCGCGCGCACCTATCTCGGCGTGGACCCGGTGACCGAGCCCGTGCCGGTCATGCCGACGGCGCACTACGCCATGGGCGGCATCCCGACCAACAACAACGCCGAGGTCCTCTCCGACAACACGACAGTCGTGCCGGGCCTGTACGCCGCGGGCGAGTGCGCGTGCGTGTCGGTGCACGGCTCCAACCGCCTCGGCACCAACTCGCTGCTGGACATCAACGTGTTCGGAAAGCGCGCGGGAAACAACGCCGTCGCGTATGTGAAGAACGTCGACTTCGTCCCGCTGCCCGACGACCCGGCCAAGAATGTGCGCGAGTCGATCGAGCGCATCAAGGACGGCACGGGCCCCGAGCGCATCGGCGCCCTGCGCAAGACGCTGCAGGACGAGATGGACAAGAACGCCCAGGTGTTCCGCACCGACGAGACGCTCGCGGAGGTCACACAGACCATCCACGACCTGCGTCAGCGGTACATGAACATCTCGATTCAGGACAAGGGCAAGCGGTTCAACACCGACCTGCTCGAGGCGGTCGAGCTCGGCTTCCTGCTCGACCTCGCCGAGGTCGTCGTCTTCTCGGCCCGCAACCGCAAGGAGTCCCGCGGCGGACACATGCGCGACGACTACCCGAAGCGCGACGACGAGAACTACATGAAGCACACGATGGCGTACCTCACGGGCGACCCCCACTCGGCGGATGCCGCCGACCACATCCGCCTGGACTGGAAACCCGTCGTCATCACGCGCTACCAGCCGATGGAGAGGAAGTACTAG
- a CDS encoding succinate dehydrogenase iron-sulfur subunit yields the protein MSQVLEEAPVSNDPTQTFTVTMIIRRFDPDVDAEPHWQDFDVEMLPTERVLDALHKIKWEQDGSLTFRRSCAHGVCGSDAMRINGRNRLACKTLIKDLDISKPIYVEAIKGLPLEKDLVVDMEPFFDSYREVQPFLMADSKPGAGKERLQSAADRARFDDTTKCILCAACTSSCPVFWTDGQYFGPAAIVNAHRFIFDSRDDHAQVRLDILNDKEGVWRCRTTFNCTEACPRGIQVTKAIAEVKQAIMRGKP from the coding sequence ATGTCGCAGGTGTTGGAAGAGGCGCCGGTGTCGAACGACCCGACGCAGACCTTCACGGTGACGATGATCATCCGCCGCTTCGACCCCGATGTCGACGCGGAACCGCACTGGCAGGACTTCGACGTCGAGATGCTGCCGACCGAGCGCGTCCTCGACGCGCTGCACAAGATCAAGTGGGAGCAGGACGGTTCGCTGACGTTCCGCCGCTCGTGCGCCCACGGCGTCTGCGGCTCCGACGCCATGCGCATCAACGGCCGCAACCGGCTCGCGTGCAAGACGCTCATCAAGGATCTCGACATCTCGAAGCCGATCTACGTCGAGGCGATCAAGGGGCTCCCCCTCGAGAAGGACCTCGTCGTCGACATGGAGCCGTTCTTCGACTCCTACCGCGAGGTGCAGCCGTTCCTCATGGCCGACAGCAAGCCGGGGGCCGGCAAGGAGCGCCTGCAGTCCGCCGCCGACCGGGCTCGCTTCGACGACACCACGAAGTGCATCCTGTGCGCCGCGTGCACGTCGAGCTGCCCCGTGTTCTGGACCGACGGGCAGTACTTCGGCCCCGCCGCCATCGTCAACGCGCACCGGTTCATCTTCGACTCGCGTGACGACCACGCGCAAGTGCGGCTCGACATCCTCAACGACAAGGAAGGCGTGTGGCGCTGCCGCACGACATTCAACTGCACCGAGGCGTGCCCTCGCGGCATCCAGGTCACGAAGGCGATCGCCGAGGTCAAGCAGGCGATCATGCGCGGCAAGCCGTAA
- a CDS encoding FHA domain-containing protein, whose product MAERVSYASVADAAWTVIAAPRTLVALSRPVDPGLVHRLWTLIRDGSTFESLVAEFPAESGGRPLSFVLLGDIDENSRGASLMALVNGPVGFDIASAGAPHHISPTGSAPWLRTRLQNVSNLAIGQQHNGAPFPLVSGVVTAGRVDMVFGTEMIQRPAADSASALARPSATTVVPAAVPTPAEPAVRSDVVFDHSVELHDGMTIRRTPSQAPPVTGPIRLPNLPEHPRTVMFGYRVNSGQAYALDLPHRFGRNPKTRSQNSVRLVQLLSPTKTVSATHMDIRQVGDVVIVSDLNSTNGTSVIVPGGRWGRLAPGESLVVPAGSFVDVGDGNVIEIMPGVPLS is encoded by the coding sequence GTGGCAGAACGCGTGAGCTATGCGTCGGTCGCTGACGCCGCCTGGACGGTGATCGCGGCTCCGCGAACGCTCGTCGCGCTCAGCAGACCGGTCGATCCGGGCCTCGTGCACCGCCTCTGGACTCTCATTCGCGACGGCTCGACGTTCGAATCGCTCGTCGCCGAGTTCCCGGCCGAGTCCGGCGGCCGTCCGCTGTCGTTCGTGCTTCTCGGCGACATCGACGAGAACAGCCGCGGCGCCTCGCTCATGGCGCTCGTGAACGGCCCCGTCGGCTTCGACATCGCGTCCGCGGGCGCGCCGCACCACATCTCGCCGACGGGAAGCGCGCCATGGCTGCGCACCCGTCTGCAGAACGTGTCGAACCTCGCGATCGGGCAGCAGCACAACGGGGCTCCGTTCCCGCTCGTGAGCGGCGTCGTCACCGCGGGCCGCGTCGACATGGTCTTCGGAACCGAGATGATCCAGCGCCCCGCCGCCGACAGCGCGAGCGCGCTCGCCCGACCGTCCGCGACGACGGTCGTGCCGGCCGCCGTTCCCACTCCGGCGGAGCCGGCCGTGCGCTCTGACGTCGTGTTCGACCACTCGGTCGAGCTGCACGACGGCATGACCATCCGCCGCACGCCGAGCCAGGCGCCGCCCGTGACCGGCCCCATCCGGCTGCCGAACCTGCCGGAGCATCCGCGCACCGTCATGTTCGGGTACCGCGTCAACAGCGGTCAGGCCTACGCGCTCGATCTGCCGCACCGCTTCGGCCGCAACCCCAAGACGCGGTCGCAGAACAGCGTGCGGCTCGTGCAGCTGCTGTCCCCGACGAAGACGGTCTCGGCGACGCACATGGACATCCGCCAGGTCGGCGATGTCGTCATCGTCTCCGACCTGAACTCCACGAACGGGACCTCGGTCATCGTGCCGGGCGGCCGTTGGGGGCGCCTCGCGCCGGGGGAGTCCCTCGTCGTGCCGGCGGGCAGCTTCGTCGACGTCGGCGACGGCAACGTCATCGAGATCATGCCGGGCGTGCCGCTGAGCTGA
- a CDS encoding YihY/virulence factor BrkB family protein, protein MVAASEQSPPEHAGDDGRAVGRTGSPWLRRPAGAVTRLSHRVTRNRIYRVVQHYLWEDGNLMAAGMSFYAVFAVFAGVFVGFSVAGVWLSSSPALSDALITIINTSVPGLIGTQGLIDPKDLFNTSNYGWWGAIALLGLSWTAIGWMYYTRQAVRAIFQVPRDDRSFITKKLWDLALAAGIGVLLLVSAALSIVGTQFLEWLLGLFGFGPGSMLGRASGGAIAVISSVFINAVTLTVMFRILSRLRIPWRDLLGGVLGGSVVLAGLSVASGAVLDGASRNPLLAGFTLFVGLLLWFNLVSRVILISASWISVRLADSDVSLHEPSAAERSAELARARRLVAVADVRAARSELREASGFFERRRARKRLKGALAVARSVG, encoded by the coding sequence GTGGTCGCCGCATCTGAACAGTCGCCGCCGGAGCACGCGGGCGACGACGGTCGTGCGGTGGGCCGGACGGGAAGCCCGTGGCTGCGGCGGCCGGCCGGAGCCGTTACGCGGCTCAGTCACCGCGTCACCCGCAATCGGATCTACAGGGTCGTGCAGCACTACCTCTGGGAAGACGGCAACCTCATGGCCGCGGGCATGAGCTTCTACGCCGTCTTCGCCGTCTTCGCCGGCGTGTTCGTGGGCTTCTCCGTCGCAGGCGTGTGGCTCTCGAGCAGCCCTGCTCTCTCGGACGCGCTCATCACGATCATCAACACGAGCGTCCCCGGTCTCATCGGCACACAGGGGCTCATCGATCCGAAGGACTTGTTCAACACCTCGAACTACGGCTGGTGGGGCGCCATCGCGCTCCTCGGACTGTCGTGGACCGCGATCGGCTGGATGTACTACACGCGGCAGGCGGTGCGGGCGATCTTCCAGGTCCCGCGCGACGACCGAAGCTTCATCACGAAGAAGCTGTGGGACCTGGCGCTGGCCGCCGGCATCGGCGTGCTGCTGCTCGTCTCGGCGGCGCTGTCGATCGTCGGCACCCAGTTTCTCGAATGGCTGCTCGGCCTGTTCGGCTTCGGCCCTGGCTCGATGCTCGGCCGCGCCAGCGGCGGCGCGATCGCCGTGATCAGCTCCGTCTTCATCAACGCCGTGACCCTGACCGTGATGTTCCGGATCCTGTCACGGCTGAGGATCCCGTGGCGGGACCTGCTCGGCGGCGTGCTCGGCGGAAGCGTCGTTCTCGCGGGCCTCTCGGTCGCGAGCGGCGCGGTTCTCGACGGCGCGAGCCGCAACCCGCTGCTCGCCGGATTCACGCTGTTCGTCGGACTTCTGCTGTGGTTCAACCTCGTGAGCCGAGTGATTCTCATCTCAGCATCGTGGATCTCGGTGCGCCTCGCCGACAGCGACGTCTCGCTGCACGAGCCGAGCGCGGCGGAGCGCAGCGCCGAACTCGCCCGCGCCCGCCGCCTCGTCGCGGTCGCGGACGTGCGGGCCGCTCGCTCGGAGCTCCGCGAGGCCAGCGGCTTCTTCGAGCGTCGGCGCGCCCGCAAGCGCCTCAAGGGAGCCCTCGCCGTGGCCCGCAGCGTCGGCTGA
- a CDS encoding exodeoxyribonuclease III, protein MDAMANSAPLRIASVNVNGVRAAFRKGMGEWLDGRDVDILALQEVRASTDDLQNLLGDDWDILHDAATAKGRAGVAIASRSKASIHRVELGPDEFDSAGRWLEADYEVGDRVVTVVSCYVHSGVVDTPKQVEKYQFLDAMTERLPELQKHSELAVVVGDLNVGHRELDIKNWKGNRKKAGFLPEERAYFDRFFGPAGESVTGADGSTGTGLGWVDVGRRFHGEIEGPYTWWSQRGKAFDTDTGWRIDYHVATPALAETVNDYAIDRADSWDTRWSDHAPVVVDYRI, encoded by the coding sequence ATGGATGCCATGGCGAACTCGGCACCCCTGCGCATTGCATCCGTCAACGTCAACGGCGTTCGCGCCGCGTTCCGCAAGGGGATGGGTGAGTGGCTCGACGGTCGTGACGTCGACATCCTCGCCCTGCAGGAAGTGCGTGCCTCCACCGACGACCTGCAGAACCTGCTCGGCGACGACTGGGACATTCTGCACGACGCGGCAACGGCGAAGGGCCGCGCAGGCGTCGCCATCGCCAGCCGGTCGAAGGCGTCGATTCACCGCGTCGAGCTCGGTCCCGACGAGTTCGACAGCGCCGGCCGGTGGCTTGAGGCCGATTACGAGGTCGGCGACCGCGTCGTCACCGTCGTGTCGTGCTACGTGCACTCGGGGGTCGTCGACACGCCCAAGCAGGTCGAGAAGTACCAGTTCCTCGACGCGATGACCGAGCGGCTTCCCGAACTGCAGAAGCACAGCGAGCTCGCCGTCGTCGTCGGCGACCTCAACGTCGGCCACCGGGAACTCGACATCAAGAACTGGAAGGGCAACCGCAAGAAGGCCGGCTTCCTCCCCGAGGAGCGGGCGTACTTCGATCGCTTCTTCGGTCCCGCGGGCGAGAGCGTCACGGGAGCCGACGGCAGCACGGGCACCGGGCTGGGCTGGGTCGACGTCGGACGCCGATTCCACGGCGAGATCGAGGGCCCCTACACGTGGTGGTCGCAGCGCGGCAAGGCGTTCGACACCGACACGGGCTGGCGCATCGACTATCACGTCGCCACTCCCGCGCTCGCGGAGACGGTGAACGACTACGCGATCGACCGGGCGGACTCGTGGGACACGCGATGGTCCGACCACGCCCCGGTGGTCGTCGACTACCGCATCTGA
- the trpS gene encoding tryptophan--tRNA ligase yields MTKPRLYSGMQPSADSLHAGNYIGALVQWKQMQEDYDAFFSVVDLHAITVPQDPAELREKTRRTAAQYIAAGIEPSRSTLYVQSHVPAHAQLAWVLNTITGFGEASRMTQFKDKSSRYGADATNVGLFAYPVLMAADILLYQTEVVPVGDDQRQHVELTRDLAERFNSRFGDTFTIPKAQIPADSARIYDLQTPESKMSKSAESPAGILWLLDEPKVTQKKIMRAVTDNEGVVAYDRENKPGVSNLMSMYSALTGASHEAIADEFAGRGYGDFKKAVAEVVVAEFEPVRSRALELLHDPAELDRLLAVNAARANEVAEATLAAVYERVGFLARA; encoded by the coding sequence ATGACAAAACCCCGTCTCTATTCGGGCATGCAGCCCTCCGCCGACTCCTTGCACGCCGGGAACTACATCGGCGCCCTCGTGCAGTGGAAGCAGATGCAGGAGGACTACGACGCGTTCTTCTCCGTCGTCGACCTGCATGCGATCACGGTGCCGCAGGATCCGGCGGAGCTGCGCGAGAAGACGCGCCGCACCGCTGCGCAGTACATCGCCGCCGGCATCGAGCCGTCACGCTCGACGCTCTACGTGCAGTCGCACGTGCCGGCGCACGCTCAGCTGGCGTGGGTGCTCAACACGATCACCGGGTTCGGCGAGGCGAGCCGGATGACGCAGTTCAAGGACAAGTCGTCGCGGTACGGCGCTGACGCCACGAACGTGGGGCTGTTCGCCTACCCCGTGCTCATGGCGGCGGACATCCTGCTGTACCAGACAGAGGTCGTGCCGGTCGGTGACGACCAGCGCCAGCACGTCGAGCTCACGCGCGATCTCGCCGAGCGCTTCAACTCGCGCTTCGGCGACACGTTCACGATTCCGAAGGCGCAGATCCCGGCCGATTCGGCGCGCATCTACGATCTGCAGACGCCGGAGTCCAAGATGTCGAAGTCGGCGGAGTCGCCCGCGGGCATCCTGTGGCTTCTCGACGAGCCGAAGGTGACGCAGAAGAAGATCATGCGCGCCGTCACCGACAACGAGGGCGTCGTCGCCTACGACCGCGAGAACAAGCCCGGCGTCTCGAACCTCATGTCGATGTACTCGGCGCTCACGGGCGCGAGCCACGAGGCGATAGCCGACGAGTTCGCGGGCCGCGGCTACGGCGACTTCAAGAAGGCCGTCGCCGAGGTGGTCGTGGCCGAGTTCGAGCCCGTGCGCTCGCGCGCCCTCGAGCTTCTCCACGATCCGGCGGAGCTCGACCGGCTGCTCGCCGTGAACGCGGCGCGCGCGAACGAGGTCGCGGAGGCCACGCTCGCTGCGGTGTACGAGCGGGTCGGCTTTCTCGCCAGGGCGTGA